One Gelria sp. Kuro-4 DNA segment encodes these proteins:
- a CDS encoding amidohydrolase family protein gives MDRVLIRGGLVVDGTGRPGCRADVALEEGRIAEIGAKLSGPARQVIEADGLVVAPGFIDIHSHSDGSVFAHPLSESKVLQGVTSEVVGNCGIGAFPVTPEQKEELLGYLKIHEFVFAPAGITWTDLGEYARAVEALGPGPNLIPLVAHGALRSAAMGFEDREPAAAELTRMEELLTQALEQGAWGLSTGLIYPPGSFARTDELIALARVLARYGALYASHIRGESGTLLTALDEAIAIGAASGARVEVSHLKALGRPQWGQGKECLARLAAARARGVDVGADQYPYEASSTSLTALVPQWAHSGGAGELLKRLAAPELRERLETEIEREMLVRGGPERVLIAGVGSGENADLSGRTLAQIAQGWGLSPAAAVGRLLLEEKAAVGAVYFSMAEDDVEAILADERVAVGSDGRGMNAEADAGEATHPRSYGTFARVLGRYVREKGLLSLETAVYKMTGLPAERLRLTDRGRLRPGLAADVTVFDPAQVADRADFANPHRYATGIEYVFVNGCPIVAAGRLTGRAGGRVLRKDLRHARL, from the coding sequence TTGGATCGGGTACTCATTCGCGGCGGCCTGGTGGTGGACGGTACGGGCCGGCCGGGCTGTCGGGCGGACGTGGCCCTGGAAGAGGGGCGGATCGCCGAAATCGGGGCGAAGTTGAGCGGCCCGGCCCGGCAGGTGATTGAGGCCGACGGGCTGGTCGTGGCGCCCGGCTTCATCGACATCCACTCCCACAGCGACGGGAGCGTCTTCGCCCATCCCCTGTCCGAAAGCAAGGTCTTGCAGGGGGTCACCAGCGAGGTGGTGGGGAACTGCGGCATCGGCGCCTTTCCGGTGACGCCGGAGCAGAAGGAGGAGCTCCTCGGCTACCTTAAGATCCACGAGTTCGTCTTTGCGCCCGCCGGCATCACCTGGACAGACTTGGGCGAGTATGCGCGCGCCGTGGAGGCATTGGGGCCGGGGCCGAACCTCATCCCCCTGGTGGCGCACGGTGCCCTGCGCAGCGCGGCCATGGGCTTTGAAGACCGGGAGCCCGCCGCGGCGGAGCTCACGCGCATGGAGGAGCTCTTGACCCAGGCTCTGGAGCAGGGGGCGTGGGGGCTCTCCACGGGGCTGATCTACCCGCCGGGGAGTTTTGCCCGGACGGACGAGCTGATCGCCCTGGCCCGCGTCCTGGCGCGTTACGGGGCCCTCTACGCCAGCCACATCCGCGGTGAGAGCGGCACGCTGCTCACCGCCCTGGACGAGGCCATCGCCATCGGCGCCGCGAGCGGGGCCCGCGTGGAGGTTTCCCACCTGAAAGCCCTGGGCCGACCCCAGTGGGGGCAGGGTAAGGAGTGCCTGGCTCGCCTGGCCGCGGCGCGGGCGCGCGGCGTCGACGTGGGCGCCGACCAGTACCCCTACGAGGCTTCCAGCACCTCGCTCACAGCGCTGGTGCCCCAGTGGGCGCACTCCGGCGGCGCGGGCGAACTCTTGAAACGCCTGGCTGCGCCGGAGCTCAGGGAGCGGCTGGAGACGGAAATTGAGCGGGAGATGCTGGTGCGCGGCGGGCCGGAGCGGGTGCTCATCGCCGGGGTGGGCTCGGGGGAGAACGCCGACCTCTCCGGACGGACCCTGGCACAGATCGCCCAGGGTTGGGGGCTCAGCCCGGCGGCGGCGGTGGGGCGGCTGCTCTTGGAGGAAAAGGCGGCCGTGGGGGCGGTCTACTTCTCCATGGCGGAGGACGACGTGGAGGCCATCCTGGCCGATGAGCGCGTGGCGGTGGGCTCGGACGGGCGCGGCATGAACGCCGAAGCTGATGCCGGCGAAGCCACCCACCCCCGTTCCTACGGCACCTTTGCCCGGGTACTGGGCCGCTATGTCCGGGAAAAGGGGCTCCTTTCCCTGGAGACGGCGGTGTACAAGATGACGGGCCTGCCGGCGGAGCGCCTGCGCCTCACCGACCGGGGCCGGCTGCGGCCGGGACTGGCCGCGGATGTAACCGTGTTTGACCCGGCACAGGTGGCGGATCGGGCGGACTTTGCCAACCCGCACCGGTACGCGACCGGGATCGAGTACGTCTTTGTCAACGGCTGCCCGATCGTGGCGGCGGGCCGCCTCACCGGTCGGGCCGGTGGTCGTGTGCTGCGCAAGGATTTGCGGCACGCCCGGCTCTAA
- the murI gene encoding glutamate racemase, which translates to MVKIGLFDSGLGGLTVVHEVRRRLPGAGVEFYGDNGRNPYGPRPQAEIVKFSRQILDFLAGKGIDLAIIACNTATAAALAEVQDAYPFPVLGVIEPGARAALAASKSRRIGVIGTEFTIRSGAYTRALQGLSPGVQVLGQACPLFTPLVEQGRTAGPEPEAAARAYLAAFRGSGIDTLILGCTHYPVLIDVIRAHLDPGVTTVDPAVETVAQAKLLLGAEATLPAAAPTYRFYTSGDPELFARLGSNILGRPLENVTRVTFPE; encoded by the coding sequence ATGGTTAAGATCGGGCTGTTTGATTCCGGGTTGGGCGGCCTTACCGTGGTGCACGAGGTTCGGCGCCGGCTGCCGGGGGCGGGCGTAGAGTTTTACGGCGACAACGGCCGTAACCCGTACGGCCCGCGCCCGCAGGCGGAGATCGTCAAGTTCTCCCGCCAAATCCTGGACTTTCTCGCTGGGAAGGGGATTGACCTCGCGATCATCGCCTGCAACACGGCCACGGCGGCGGCCCTGGCCGAAGTGCAGGACGCGTACCCCTTTCCTGTGCTGGGTGTGATCGAACCGGGGGCGCGGGCGGCCTTGGCGGCGAGCAAAAGCCGCCGGATCGGCGTAATCGGGACGGAGTTTACCATAAGAAGCGGCGCCTACACCCGCGCGCTGCAAGGTTTGAGCCCCGGGGTGCAGGTACTGGGGCAGGCCTGCCCGCTCTTTACCCCCCTGGTGGAGCAGGGCAGAACCGCCGGTCCGGAGCCCGAGGCGGCGGCGCGCGCGTACCTGGCGGCCTTCCGGGGGAGCGGCATCGATACCCTCATCCTGGGTTGTACCCACTATCCCGTGCTCATCGACGTCATCCGCGCCCACCTGGACCCCGGTGTCACCACAGTGGACCCGGCGGTGGAAACCGTGGCCCAGGCCAAGCTGCTGCTCGGTGCCGAGGCCACGCTGCCGGCGGCGGCACCGACATACCGCTTCTACACCAGCGGCGACCCCGAGCTCTTCGCGCGGCTCGGCAGCAATATCCTGGGCCGACCGCTGGAGAATGTGACACGGGTGACCTTTCCCGAGTGA
- a CDS encoding C-terminal binding protein: MAEFKVVLTDNIFPDLNLERDMLAAAGAELVLADPERDLAEELKDADAVINTYAKLPASVIEKLERCRLIIRNGIGVDTIDVAAASQKGIMVANIPTYCLEEVATHATALILACNRKVVFLNGKVKAGIWNVKLAIPIQAPEASVVGLAGFGRIPRSVSRKVKALGFDVIAYDPYVAQADADVYGVTMVDFSTLLAKSDYISIHCPLTAETRGMFDYEAFRKMKRSAYLINTARGAVVKEKDLVAALRDGLIAGAALDVLETDGIAPDHPFLEMENVILTPHAAWYSEQSILRRRTQTVEEVIKVLKGGEPTSFVNRRSIVR; encoded by the coding sequence ATGGCCGAGTTCAAGGTGGTACTTACCGACAACATCTTTCCCGATCTTAACCTGGAGCGCGACATGCTGGCGGCGGCCGGCGCGGAACTGGTGCTGGCCGATCCAGAGCGGGATCTCGCCGAAGAGCTGAAAGACGCCGACGCCGTGATCAACACCTATGCTAAACTGCCGGCGTCGGTAATCGAAAAGCTTGAACGCTGCCGCCTCATCATCCGCAACGGCATCGGGGTGGACACCATCGATGTGGCCGCCGCTTCGCAGAAGGGCATCATGGTGGCCAACATACCCACCTACTGCCTGGAAGAGGTGGCCACCCACGCCACGGCCCTCATCCTGGCCTGCAACCGGAAGGTTGTTTTTCTGAACGGCAAGGTTAAAGCCGGCATCTGGAATGTTAAGCTGGCGATTCCCATACAGGCGCCGGAAGCGAGCGTGGTGGGGCTGGCGGGCTTCGGCCGCATCCCCCGCTCCGTGAGCCGGAAGGTGAAGGCCCTGGGGTTCGATGTCATCGCCTACGACCCGTATGTGGCCCAAGCCGATGCGGACGTCTACGGCGTGACCATGGTGGATTTCTCCACGCTCCTGGCCAAGTCCGACTACATCTCCATCCACTGCCCGCTCACCGCAGAGACGCGCGGCATGTTTGATTATGAAGCCTTCCGAAAGATGAAGCGCAGCGCCTACCTCATCAACACCGCCCGCGGGGCCGTGGTGAAGGAGAAAGACCTGGTGGCGGCCCTTAGAGACGGCCTCATCGCCGGCGCCGCCCTGGACGTGCTTGAGACGGACGGCATCGCCCCGGATCATCCTTTCCTTGAGATGGAAAACGTCATCCTCACGCCGCACGCCGCCTGGTACAGCGAGCAGTCCATCCTGCGCCGCCGTACCCAGACGGTGGAGGAGGTAATCAAGGTCCTTAAAGGCGGCGAGCCCACCTCGTTTGTCAACCGGAGGAGCATCGTGAGGTAG
- the sucD gene encoding succinate--CoA ligase subunit alpha, which translates to MSILIDENTRLLVQGITGREGHFHTARMLEYGTNVVAGVTPGKGGTSVEGVPVFDTVAEAVAARQANAAVLFVPPQVTLDAIFESLAAGIKTVITIAEGVPVKDMLQVYHYTKHLPDVRVIGPNSFGVISPGKAKAGFMAHEIYLPGPVGLMSRSATNSYETVLAMTQRGIGQSTCIGVGGDVIPGSAFRDLLPLFAADPETKAVVLIGEIGGADEEEAADYIKAHMTKPVVAYIAGRNAPPGKKMGHAGAIVGASGVGSAQSKIAALTAAGAHIADSPGQVAEILAKIL; encoded by the coding sequence ATGAGCATACTCATCGATGAAAACACGCGCCTTCTGGTACAGGGGATCACCGGCCGGGAAGGTCACTTCCATACGGCGAGGATGCTGGAGTACGGCACCAACGTGGTGGCCGGGGTGACGCCCGGCAAGGGAGGCACCTCCGTGGAGGGCGTGCCGGTCTTCGACACGGTGGCCGAAGCGGTGGCGGCGCGGCAGGCCAACGCCGCGGTGCTCTTTGTGCCGCCCCAGGTGACGCTGGATGCCATCTTCGAGTCCCTGGCGGCCGGCATAAAGACCGTAATCACCATCGCCGAAGGTGTACCGGTAAAGGACATGCTGCAGGTTTACCACTATACCAAGCACCTTCCCGACGTGCGGGTCATCGGGCCCAACTCCTTCGGGGTCATCAGCCCGGGGAAGGCCAAGGCCGGCTTCATGGCGCACGAGATCTACCTGCCGGGGCCGGTGGGCCTCATGTCCCGCAGTGCGACCAACTCCTACGAAACGGTTCTCGCCATGACACAGCGCGGCATCGGCCAGTCCACCTGCATCGGCGTGGGCGGCGACGTCATCCCCGGGTCGGCCTTCCGGGACCTGCTGCCCCTTTTTGCAGCGGACCCGGAAACCAAGGCCGTGGTCCTCATCGGTGAGATCGGCGGCGCCGATGAAGAAGAAGCGGCGGACTACATCAAGGCGCACATGACCAAACCGGTGGTGGCCTACATCGCCGGCCGCAATGCGCCCCCCGGCAAGAAGATGGGCCACGCCGGCGCCATCGTGGGCGCAAGCGGCGTGGGCAGCGCCCAGAGCAAGATCGCAGCCCTCACGGCGGCCGGCGCCCACATCGCCGACAGCCCGGGACAGGTGGCGGAAATACTGGCCAAGATCCTCTAG
- the sucC gene encoding ADP-forming succinate--CoA ligase subunit beta yields the protein MKLYEYQAKELFRGYGIPTPHGHVVKSPMELKAVLSRVSYPVVVKAQVLVGGRGKAGGVRFADTPEELEKSGTALLRATLKDEKVTALLLEEKVPATEEYYLAVTLDRARRLPLIMFSRSGGMDIEAVAREHPGAIARVHVDPQMGLRGFHLEQLTKAGGLADPAVKKGVQRAARALYRLWDESDAALAEINPLMVLADGSVVAADAKLEVDDSALFRHPELGAFRAELPESELEREARATGFLYIDVDPAGSVGVVSNGSGMIMSCIDWIARHGGRVTCALDLGGGATADRVAQGIDILLKNPRVKSLLISIFGGITRCDEIAGGVLKAVKEHAYPVPIVTRLEGTNKEKGLALLKEARLAGVTVAGTLSEAADRVLTAQKLGGRGA from the coding sequence ATGAAGCTGTATGAATACCAAGCAAAAGAGCTTTTTCGCGGCTACGGTATACCTACACCTCACGGGCACGTGGTAAAATCGCCGATGGAACTTAAGGCGGTGCTCTCCCGTGTAAGCTATCCGGTTGTGGTTAAAGCGCAGGTCCTCGTGGGTGGGCGGGGTAAGGCGGGCGGGGTCAGGTTCGCCGACACCCCGGAGGAGCTGGAAAAGAGCGGGACGGCACTTCTCAGGGCGACGCTCAAGGACGAGAAGGTTACGGCCCTCCTCCTGGAAGAAAAGGTGCCGGCGACCGAGGAGTACTACCTGGCGGTAACCCTGGACCGGGCCCGGCGCCTGCCGCTCATCATGTTCAGCCGTTCGGGCGGCATGGACATCGAAGCGGTAGCGCGCGAACACCCCGGGGCCATCGCCCGGGTGCACGTTGATCCCCAGATGGGCCTGAGGGGTTTTCACCTGGAGCAGCTCACCAAAGCGGGCGGCCTGGCCGATCCGGCCGTGAAAAAGGGCGTGCAGCGGGCGGCCCGGGCCCTGTACCGCCTGTGGGACGAAAGCGATGCCGCCCTGGCGGAAATCAACCCGCTCATGGTGCTGGCCGATGGTTCGGTGGTGGCGGCCGATGCCAAGCTGGAGGTGGACGACAGCGCCCTCTTCCGCCACCCGGAGCTCGGCGCTTTCCGGGCGGAGCTACCGGAGAGCGAGCTTGAACGGGAGGCGCGCGCCACGGGCTTCCTCTACATCGATGTGGACCCGGCGGGCAGTGTGGGCGTAGTGAGCAACGGCTCGGGCATGATCATGTCCTGCATCGACTGGATCGCCCGTCACGGCGGCCGGGTGACCTGCGCTCTCGACCTGGGCGGCGGGGCCACCGCGGACCGGGTGGCGCAGGGGATCGACATCCTGCTCAAGAATCCCCGGGTAAAATCACTCCTCATCAGCATCTTCGGCGGCATCACGCGCTGCGACGAGATAGCGGGCGGCGTCCTCAAGGCCGTTAAGGAGCACGCCTACCCGGTGCCCATCGTTACCCGCCTGGAGGGTACCAATAAAGAGAAAGGCTTGGCTCTCCTGAAAGAGGCGCGCCTGGCCGGCGTAACCGTGGCCGGCACCCTGTCCGAGGCGGCCGACCGCGTGCTGACGGCACAAAAGTTAGGGGGACGTGGGGCATGA
- a CDS encoding 2-oxoacid:acceptor oxidoreductase family protein has protein sequence MRDVDKVEIRLSGSGGQGVVLASIIFAEALVAEGYSVIQTQAYGVEARGGASRGEVLYGKVKPNYLKVERPDILVAMTQQACDRYLPSLKPEGTLILDSFFVEKLPERAGGRTFAVPLSKIAIDELGSPLYANIIMLGFMNGVTEQVAPEHLEAAVLKRVAPAFAEANRRALHLGYEKARAELGL, from the coding sequence ATGCGCGACGTGGATAAAGTGGAGATCCGCTTGAGCGGTTCCGGTGGGCAGGGTGTGGTGCTGGCGAGCATCATCTTTGCCGAGGCCCTGGTCGCGGAGGGGTACAGCGTCATCCAGACCCAAGCCTACGGTGTGGAAGCCCGGGGCGGTGCCTCCCGCGGTGAGGTCCTTTACGGCAAGGTGAAACCCAATTACCTGAAGGTGGAGCGCCCCGATATCCTGGTGGCCATGACGCAGCAGGCCTGCGACCGCTACCTTCCCAGTCTTAAGCCCGAGGGAACCCTGATTCTGGATTCCTTCTTCGTGGAGAAGCTGCCGGAGCGCGCGGGCGGACGTACCTTTGCTGTACCGCTCAGCAAGATCGCCATCGACGAGCTCGGCAGCCCTCTCTACGCCAACATCATAATGCTGGGGTTTATGAACGGTGTAACAGAGCAGGTGGCGCCGGAACACTTGGAGGCGGCGGTGCTCAAGCGGGTGGCGCCGGCCTTTGCCGAGGCCAACCGCCGGGCGCTCCACCTGGGCTATGAAAAGGCGCGCGCCGAACTGGGCCTTTAG
- a CDS encoding thiamine pyrophosphate-dependent enzyme, producing the protein MSWKDYIKEDMFPLFTCAGCTHGTVTNAFARVADELKLDKDKTVIVCAIGCAGRIPTFLDFPVLRVTHGRALAFATGIKLSHPEMKVVALMGDGDALAIGGNHFIHAARRNIDITAIVSRNEIYGMTGGQYAPTTPPGARATTAPYGMLEPAFDTCKMAAGAGATYVARTDAYHVQHLQRTLKTALQHKGFGVVEVLTSCPTQFGRRNKVADPAKMLERIKALTVTQAQAERMTPEELEGKFVIGEFVNTSRPELTEIYARAFAGMGV; encoded by the coding sequence ATGAGCTGGAAGGATTACATTAAAGAGGACATGTTCCCGCTCTTCACCTGTGCCGGCTGCACCCACGGCACGGTGACGAACGCCTTTGCCCGCGTGGCGGATGAACTTAAGCTCGACAAAGACAAAACCGTCATCGTCTGCGCCATCGGCTGTGCCGGCCGCATTCCCACCTTCCTCGATTTCCCCGTCCTCCGGGTGACGCATGGGCGCGCCCTGGCCTTCGCCACGGGGATCAAGCTTTCCCATCCGGAGATGAAGGTGGTTGCCCTCATGGGCGACGGCGACGCCCTGGCCATCGGCGGCAATCACTTTATCCACGCCGCCCGGCGCAACATTGATATCACGGCCATTGTCTCGCGCAACGAGATCTACGGCATGACCGGTGGCCAGTACGCGCCCACCACGCCGCCCGGCGCCCGTGCCACCACCGCTCCCTACGGCATGCTGGAGCCGGCCTTCGATACCTGCAAAATGGCCGCGGGTGCAGGCGCAACCTACGTGGCCCGCACCGATGCCTACCACGTGCAGCACCTGCAGAGGACCCTGAAGACGGCCCTGCAGCACAAGGGCTTCGGCGTGGTGGAGGTGCTCACCAGTTGTCCCACCCAGTTCGGCCGGCGCAATAAGGTGGCGGATCCGGCGAAGATGCTGGAGCGGATTAAAGCGCTGACCGTGACGCAGGCCCAGGCTGAGCGGATGACGCCGGAGGAGCTGGAGGGTAAGTTTGTCATCGGCGAGTTCGTCAACACCTCGCGTCCGGAACTGACCGAGATCTATGCCCGGGCATTTGCAGGAATGGGGGTTTAG
- a CDS encoding 2-oxoacid:acceptor oxidoreductase subunit alpha: MSSQLIQGNEACAWGALKAGVKFCAGYPITPSTDVVELLAQELPKAGGRFIQMEDEIASMGAVLGASVMGEKAMTVTSGPGFDLMQENIAFGAMAQLPCVVVNVQRSGPSTGGATLPAQGDLIQAKYGTSGDSPRIVLYPNSVEEIYRMTIQAFNYAEQYMTPVILLMDEIIGHMRENVDLEGVGDVEIVSRRRTDVPPAEYRPYAADETGIPILMPFGSGYRYVVQGMHHDVNGMPNTGAANVDATIRQINGKIDRHKERIWLWEEKETEDADILLVAVGCVSRSALEAVRQARRQGLKVGLFRPITVWPFPEEPLARALAHARAVLVPEMNWGQLIHKVKEVKPDAVKAVGLNKYDGTLIMPEEILKVIEEVRA; the protein is encoded by the coding sequence ATGAGTAGCCAGCTCATCCAAGGCAACGAAGCCTGCGCCTGGGGCGCGTTGAAGGCCGGGGTGAAGTTTTGCGCCGGTTACCCGATCACGCCTTCCACGGACGTGGTGGAGCTCCTGGCGCAGGAACTGCCGAAGGCCGGCGGGCGCTTCATCCAGATGGAGGACGAGATCGCCAGCATGGGCGCCGTCCTGGGGGCTTCGGTGATGGGGGAGAAAGCCATGACGGTCACCAGCGGCCCCGGTTTTGACCTGATGCAAGAGAACATCGCCTTCGGCGCCATGGCGCAGCTGCCCTGCGTGGTGGTGAACGTGCAGCGCAGCGGCCCCAGCACCGGCGGCGCTACGCTCCCGGCCCAGGGCGACCTCATCCAGGCCAAGTACGGCACCTCGGGCGACAGCCCCCGCATCGTCCTCTACCCCAACTCCGTGGAAGAGATCTACCGGATGACGATTCAAGCCTTTAACTATGCCGAGCAGTACATGACCCCGGTGATCCTGCTCATGGACGAGATCATCGGGCACATGCGGGAGAACGTGGACCTGGAAGGCGTAGGAGATGTAGAAATCGTGAGCCGCCGACGTACCGACGTGCCCCCGGCCGAATACCGTCCCTACGCCGCGGATGAAACGGGCATCCCCATTTTGATGCCCTTTGGCAGCGGTTACCGCTATGTGGTGCAGGGGATGCATCACGACGTGAACGGCATGCCCAACACCGGCGCCGCCAACGTGGACGCCACCATCCGGCAGATCAACGGCAAGATCGACCGCCACAAAGAAAGGATCTGGCTGTGGGAAGAAAAAGAGACAGAGGACGCCGACATCCTTCTGGTGGCGGTGGGCTGTGTCTCCCGCTCGGCGCTGGAGGCGGTGCGGCAGGCCCGGCGCCAGGGGCTCAAGGTCGGGCTTTTCCGTCCCATCACCGTCTGGCCTTTCCCGGAGGAGCCGTTGGCCCGGGCCCTGGCCCACGCCCGCGCCGTGCTTGTCCCGGAGATGAACTGGGGCCAGCTCATCCACAAGGTGAAAGAAGTCAAGCCGGACGCGGTCAAGGCTGTAGGGCTCAACAAGTACGACGGCACCCTGATCATGCCGGAGGAGATTCTGAAGGTGATCGAGGAGGTGCGCGCATGA
- a CDS encoding ferredoxin family protein: MDGSFKVEINSRWCKHCGICLAFCPQKVFTWDEKQRVLISYPEKCTGCRLCEYRCPDLAIEVRKAEEESHE, from the coding sequence GTGGACGGCTCATTCAAGGTTGAGATCAACAGCAGGTGGTGCAAACACTGCGGCATCTGCTTAGCCTTCTGCCCGCAGAAGGTCTTTACCTGGGACGAGAAACAGCGCGTCCTGATCAGCTATCCGGAAAAGTGCACCGGATGCCGGCTGTGTGAGTACCGCTGCCCCGACTTGGCCATCGAAGTGCGCAAAGCGGAGGAGGAGTCCCATGAGTAG
- a CDS encoding GntR family transcriptional regulator, protein MQGRIFFHSLREQLFQALKEAILTNRYRPGEELPIDKLAAEFGVSTTPVREALVRLEGIGLVRLIPNRGAQVTSITPADVRHIWEVRRLLEPYAARTAAERCSVEELDALEDKLQRVLARPEEFDLYTESDLELHELLVKHLTNGVLMEILDRVKLSSLRMRYFSEENIPTLRREVIQQATREHLAIVAALRAHDAARTENMVCRHLVNGEKRTLLGLEGRLLEA, encoded by the coding sequence GTGCAGGGTAGGATTTTCTTTCATTCACTGCGCGAGCAGCTTTTCCAGGCGCTCAAGGAGGCCATCCTGACCAACAGGTACCGACCGGGCGAGGAGCTCCCCATCGACAAGCTGGCGGCCGAGTTCGGCGTGAGCACCACGCCGGTGCGCGAGGCATTGGTGCGCCTGGAGGGGATCGGCCTGGTGCGCCTTATCCCCAACCGGGGCGCGCAGGTGACCTCGATCACGCCGGCGGACGTCCGCCACATCTGGGAGGTCAGGCGCCTCCTCGAGCCCTACGCGGCGCGCACGGCCGCCGAGCGCTGCTCGGTAGAGGAACTGGATGCTTTGGAGGATAAGCTGCAGCGCGTTCTGGCCCGGCCGGAGGAGTTCGACCTTTACACCGAGTCCGACCTGGAGCTCCATGAGCTGTTGGTGAAACACCTGACCAACGGCGTTCTCATGGAGATCCTGGATCGGGTGAAGCTGAGTTCCCTCCGGATGCGCTACTTTTCCGAAGAGAATATCCCTACCCTGCGCCGGGAGGTGATCCAACAGGCGACGCGCGAGCACCTGGCCATAGTTGCTGCGCTGCGGGCGCACGATGCGGCGCGGACCGAGAACATGGTCTGCCGGCACCTGGTAAATGGCGAAAAGCGTACCCTCCTGGGCCTGGAAGGACGGCTTCTTGAAGCCTAG
- a CDS encoding 2-hydroxyacid dehydrogenase, translating into MPTIVHMDRISPELKEIFLAVLPPGFRLVTPEEPQWEVELTATRYLTVNTAPVTAAVMDRAPRLRLIHKLGAGYDNIDVAAASRRGIIVARTPGANKVSVAELVFGLALSLYRHLPALAAETRAGEWNMWRHRPYCYELAGKRLGLVGLGDIGRAVAERALAFEMEVVYYRRHPLPPEETPGIRAVSLPELLRTSDIVSLHIPLTAETRGLIGAAELRSMKPSAILINTARGSIVDEAALLTALREGWIAGAALDVVAEPPLPATSPLLALPNFLCTPHVGAATRDADTRVLKTAYANIERVERGEEPLNVVNRPAVQA; encoded by the coding sequence TTGCCGACGATTGTACACATGGATCGCATCAGCCCGGAACTCAAGGAGATCTTCCTGGCGGTTTTGCCGCCGGGCTTCCGGCTGGTTACGCCGGAAGAACCGCAGTGGGAGGTGGAACTGACGGCCACGCGGTACCTGACGGTGAATACGGCGCCGGTCACCGCGGCGGTGATGGACCGGGCGCCGCGCCTCAGGCTCATTCACAAGCTGGGTGCGGGCTATGACAACATCGACGTGGCCGCGGCCAGCCGGCGCGGGATCATCGTGGCGCGCACCCCGGGGGCGAACAAGGTGTCGGTGGCGGAGCTGGTGTTCGGCCTGGCGCTCAGCCTCTACCGCCACCTGCCGGCCCTGGCGGCTGAAACGCGGGCCGGGGAGTGGAACATGTGGCGGCACCGTCCCTACTGCTATGAACTGGCGGGGAAGCGCTTGGGCCTGGTGGGCCTGGGGGACATCGGCCGGGCGGTGGCCGAGCGTGCCCTGGCCTTTGAGATGGAAGTGGTTTACTACCGGCGGCACCCGCTCCCGCCGGAGGAGACGCCCGGCATACGTGCGGTTTCGCTTCCCGAGCTCCTCAGGACCAGCGACATCGTGAGCCTTCACATCCCGCTTACGGCCGAAACGCGGGGGCTGATCGGTGCGGCGGAGCTCAGGAGCATGAAGCCCAGCGCCATCCTCATCAACACGGCGCGCGGCTCCATTGTGGATGAGGCCGCCCTCCTCACCGCCCTCCGCGAGGGTTGGATCGCCGGTGCGGCGCTGGATGTGGTGGCGGAGCCGCCGCTTCCGGCGACCAGCCCGCTTCTTGCCCTGCCCAACTTCCTCTGTACGCCCCACGTCGGCGCGGCCACGCGCGACGCCGACACGCGCGTCCTTAAGACGGCCTATGCCAACATCGAGCGGGTGGAGCGCGGCGAAGAGCCGCTGAACGTGGTCAACCGCCCGGCGGTCCAAGCCTAG